The stretch of DNA TCGTGATAATCTTCAACTTCGTCGGCCTCGCAATTAACATATCGAGTCTTGAAATCGTCTAAATACTTTTGAATGTCGTCTTGCATAGTTGCTTGAGCACGTTCGACGGCAACCTGTCTTTCCAACAATACTTGTTTTATTCTCTTTTGagttttgattaatttcCTGTCCACATTGTTAAACTGTCTGAAATCGCCCATTCCTAAAGATTCACCCAATCTAACCTCACGACTTAAAatgtttctttcttttaatgTCAAATACCAGATCTTGTGtaaatcttcaaatgaTTTCTGACGCAATTCAGCAGAAGACCATTCTCTGGAATCCAAATCTAACTCTTCTGATTCTCTTATTGCTACTTTGGTTTTATTGCCTTGAGGGAAAAATTGCCATAAGGGATGGTCAGGCGATACTTCGAAATTAGCTACTCTAGGTACTACTGGTTCtctcaatttgattttggttaAGTCCTCAAATTTTAATGGCTTGATTCTATTCAACACAATGGAGCGTGTCAGAAATGTCCTAATATTTGAATACAAACTCATGATTTGCTCTTGGTTTCTTGAACTAAGTTGAAAAATGTCACTACTAGATTTAACACTATAATCTTTCTTGGATATTTgttagaaagaaaattttttttctctcatTCTTACTAGTTTCACCAATTCTAATTCACAAGTCAAGTCAATGGAGGttagcaaaaaaaaaattggcctcaataaaaaaaacatggAAAACTGGAAAGAAGTTCATAAGTAAACACTACCAGACAATAACTCCTAGTTGGTGCAGTAGCAATATACATTCATACATTTAAAAACACCTCATGTCAACAATACAAGCcgaacaacaacaagaccAGCAACCATTGGACTTAATTCGTTTCCAGCTAGATGAATATGTTTTAGTTAAATTAAGAGGTGCAAGAGAATTGAAAGGAAAGTTACAAGGTTATGACAGTCATTGCAATATGGTATTGAGTGATGCTGAGGAAACGATATACACATCCAATGAAGACGATGATAGTGAGAACACTTCTGAAGAACCTATAGTGAAAAAGACTGCCATGGTATTTGTTAGAGGAGATTCAGTTATTTTAATAAGTCCAATACAGTAAATACTTAAAGAAatataatacaaaaaagTAATTATAATTGGTAATAAAAACAACATAGAAGCATAAGCTTAGATCATTTCTATGTCGCcatcttcatcttgttCTTCCAATATATGCTTGATCTTTTCAACTTTGCGTGCATGTTTGGACCATTGAGCCTTGATAACTTGGTTCTCTTGGTACGATATAGAAATATCCTTAATAGctttatcaatcaaatcatcataCTCATCCAAGTCTGtattttgattaatatCGTGTAAACTTGATCTTGCCAATTTGTAAAGTAGCTTTTGCGAATCCTCGCTTGAACTTTGAGTCTCAACTTTGTCAAATACTCTGCTGTTACTCTCTAAAATATCGTGTACTTGTGATAAAAGAACATCATTTAATTCACTAACTGCCGTCCTCTCCGCAAAAAATCGGCTAATATCCAGTTTGGCAAATACCAAGTGGTTGTAGTTGACTTGGACACTGTTCTCTGTaccttcatcatcaatattacGTAATAGGGATGGATGAATCACCCGTGCTGTGGAACTAGTAATGtttgaattaaaattgCTGACAAGGTTAGTGACTTTGTCTAATAAAGGCTTCTGCACGGTTTTTATGTCGTCGATTTTGGCATTCAATTCCGTCTCTTGGTTAACTAGTGAGCTCAATTTATTCTTTGCGTCTGTTAGAACTTCAGGTTGGTAACCTTCTGCATGCTTGCGAGACTCGATCGccaaaatatttcttaaCTCATTCAAATATGATTCATAGGTGATCTGAACTTTGTCTGCctcaaatttcaattgttctaATCTAACTGCAGCCTCCGCTAGCTTATTTTTGAACGACTCGGCATCTGCTTCGTCTATTTTAATATTGTCAGGTTCGATTTCATCCTTGCTGATGCTGTTTTCTTCTGCTGTACTAACTTCCTCTTTagtttcattatcatctgGATTTGAAgtgtttcttttctctttgtgAGTTGATAATAAACGCACAGTATTGTGAAGCTCTAATATGTCACTTCGTAATTTTAAATACAGACTGAAAGTTTTGTCATAGTATACCACATAGTTCTTTATACTTTCCTCTATCAACTTTTGTTGCTTGATGCCAATATGTTTAGCAGGATTACTTGACATTTGATGCTTGATGACGTGCTTATGTAAATTTGCTAGTTTGAACAGGGTGGATACTCCATAGTGTTAttaatattgtttatttttttttgtttgtatcGTCCAGCTTCTCATTTTTCAGGTTTCTCATTGTGATCTGTATTTCTGCTTCTTATAAGTAAACACAACTCTTGTAATTCACCCGATATTTCCACTGATAACGGTAGTAGGGGAAcatataatataaaatcaaaaagttGTGAACtgtttgaaataaaatggtggtggttataataaattgaagaaatcatcAGCAGTTTCTCAAAACCTATacaagaattattagatgATAAATGGTTTGATCTTCTTGcctattttgttttgaattgGCTTTACGGTGTTTATAGCATATAGCTCAATTAAGCGTCTGTTCATAATAGTCACTACAGCACCAGACTCTCCTACCATGTTATAATAcaagaaaacaatttatcGAGTCACGTGCATATAGAAGTAATATTTCTCTACACTCGCGAGCAAGCGAGTACATAAAAAGTCTTGTtgtgatgaaaaaaaagaacacCGTACAGTTTCCTCTTTAACAAGGATGAACGACCTGATATACGAAACGGTGGATGCCAACTTATACGTTTATACTATTCAATTGCTAACgtcaaataataatgtcCACAACATTAATGCATATTTTCGATTGTTATCAGCAAAAGTGTTGTCGTCAAACTTTGATTGCTTAAAGATAACAACAAGAGCAAACATATTGAAAACACTATTGATCTACTCATACCCGTTAAATATACCACTACAGGATATAATAAAACTAgcaaaattgataatttacTCTACACAGAGTGAAATTGAATCCACCGATGAAGATGGTTTTGACCTTGAAGAGTTTTCCCTAAGCTTGAAGTCAGACATAGCAAATACTGTTTCATTAAAGGCAACAGCAAACGAGTTATTAGTCGACACTAATATAAAATGTCAATCACTAGGTATATTGGATTTCAGTGCCGCTgctgataatgatgatgatgatgatgatgagttATTCTTGTCGTTTATTTGTGCCAaatcattttatttatcCCAGTTTTACCAAGATATAAATGACATTTTACCACTATTTGAGAATGTTTCATTTCCAAAATTCAATACTTGGTTTAAAGGAATAATACTTCCATATAAGTACTATTACAGTCATTTTGGTTTGGCCTATAGTACCAATACACTTAACAGCTACCTTTCTCCTGAAAGTTCTTATTCACTGAGATTGCATCTTTTGCTTGGTCCGTTAAAGACAGAAAAAATTCTTAACAATGAAGGCTGGTTTAAAAATGTGATATTTCCAATCGTTGATTATTATGGTAAAGATCTCCACCCATTAAATGAGTGgttatttgataatgaaaacgGTTACTGTTCCAAACCTGTTGAGAGTGTTGTTAGAAAATACCAGTTTTGGCATGTATGTTTGAAATGTattcaccaccactacGACCTTAAGGATTACCAGATAATT from Candida albicans SC5314 chromosome R, complete sequence encodes:
- a CDS encoding mitochondrial 54S ribosomal protein uL29m (Ortholog of S. cerevisiae Mrpl4, a mitochondrial ribosomal protein of the large subunit; repressed by nitric oxide), whose translation is MSLYSNIRTFSTRSIVLNRIKPLKFEDLTKIKLREPVVPRVANFEVSPDHPLWQFFPQGNKTKVAIRESEELDLDSREWSSAELRQKSFEDLHKIWYLTLKERNILSREVRLGESLGMGDFRQFNNVDRKLIKTQKRIKQVLLERQVAVERAQATMQDDIQKYLDDFKTRYVNCEADEVEDYHEKLVRLQYAIFGINPNLSLELLQDEETIDVNFVKGLSYIANLKVERHLKLNPQTEFELPLNGPVEELPFFLNDVEVAISQVKQLRDSGKSRMLHKIEVIPFLKQAIESHMQQEENIGGYEEEQNKN
- the SMX4 gene encoding U4/U6-U5 snRNP complex subunit (Component of heteroheptameric complexes (Lsm1p, Lsm8p) involved in RNA processing and decay; flucytosine induced) encodes the protein MSTIQAEQQQDQQPLDLIRFQLDEYVLVKLRGARELKGKLQGYDSHCNMVLSDAEETIYTSNEDDDSENTSEEPIVKKTAMVFVRGDSVILISPIQ
- a CDS encoding uncharacterized protein (Ortholog of C. dubliniensis CD36 : Cd36_32970, C. parapsilosis CDC317 : CPAR2_701710, Candida tenuis NRRL Y-1498 : CANTEDRAFT_106599 and Debaryomyces hansenii CBS767 : DEHA2E04488g) — protein: MSSNPAKHIGIKQQKLIEESIKNYVVYYDKTFSSYLKLRSDILELHNTVRLLSTHKEKRNTSNPDDNETKEEVSTAEENSISKDEIEPDNIKIDEADAESFKNKLAEAAVRLEQLKFEADKVQITYESYLNELRNILAIESRKHAEGYQPEVLTDAKNKLSSLVNQETELNAKIDDIKTVQKPLLDKVTNLVSNFNSNITSSTARVIHPSLLRNIDDEGTENSVQVNYNHLVFAKSDISRFFAERTAVSELNDVLLSQVHDILESNSRVFDKVETQSSSEDSQKLLYKLARSSLHDINQNTDLDEYDDLIDKAIKDISISYQENQVIKAQWSKHARKVEKIKHILEEQDEDGDIEMI